From a region of the Calonectris borealis chromosome 2, bCalBor7.hap1.2, whole genome shotgun sequence genome:
- the LOC142079725 gene encoding uncharacterized protein LOC142079725 gives MTDLASPAGENPFAFPGGEEGLGDEKALVIHSQAEEQAEKEFKCILCGECFGQQPSLARHQKHHAGERAFICAECGKAFSLKHNLIIHQRIHTGERPYQCGVCQKSFSLKQNLLTHQRIHSGEKPFSCQRCGKRFREQRFLLNHQRTHAEDRPGAAAEVQPGGSRSPEPHEAAGGPFACARCGKGFSCRSSLASHQRSHGGERPFACPDCGKTFSQKGSLKIHRRTHAGETPFACAQCGESFAQKVNLTAHQCTHGAEAALTE, from the exons ATGACGGACCTGGCTTCGCCCGCGGGCGAGAACCCCTTCGCCTTCCCGGGCGGCGAGGAGGGCCTGGGGGATGAGAAGGCGCTGGTGATCCACAGCCAGGCGGAGGAGCAGGCGGAGAAGGAGTTCAAGTGCATCCTCTGCGGGGAATGCTTCGGCCAGCAGCCCAGCCTCGCCCGGCACCAGAAGCACCACGCCGGGGAACGCGCCTTCATCTGCGCCGAGTGCGGCAAAGCCTTCAGCCTCAAGCACAACCTCATCATCCACCAACGCATCCACACCGGGGAGCGTCCCTACCAGTGCGGCGTCTGCCAGAAGAGCTTCAGCCTCAAGCAGAACCTGCTCacccaccagcgcatccacagcGGCGAGAAGCCCTTCTCCTGCCAGCGCTGCGGCAAGCGCTTCCGCGAGCAGCGCTTCCTCCTCAACCACCAGCGCACCCACGCCGAGGaccggcccggcgctgccgccgagGTCCAGCCCGGCGGCAGCCGTTCGCCGGAGCCGCATGAGGCAGCCGGCGGCCCCTTCGCCTGCGCCCGGTGCGGGAAGGGcttcagctgcaggagcagcctggcCTCGCACCAGCGCAGCCACGGCGGGGAGCGGCCCTTCGCCTGCCCCGACTGCGGCAAGACCTTCAGCCAAAAGGGGTCCCTGAAGATCCACCGGCGCACCCACGCCGGCGAGACCCCCTTCGCCTGCGCCCAGTGCGGCGAGAGCTTTGCCCAGAAGGTCAACCTCACCGCGCACCAGTGCACCCACGGGGCCGAGGCTGCCCTCAC GGAATGA